Proteins from a genomic interval of Flammeovirgaceae bacterium SG7u.111:
- a CDS encoding FecR domain-containing protein: MEKYWKHKQYANKGSMNRVWVEIDKNIFKEEKVLGHSKKRYFNFSLFAKVAASAILFMLGYYHFYLLPPKNVEVEDVAQISRENKIGEKRTIKLSDGTVIILNAESKLKFPERFTQDIREVFLEGEAFFDVAKDESHPFIIHTQQLNITVKGTSFNVKAYKDENNIKVSVVTGLVEVSNGEEVKLLLEPSDKGVYNKKKNSIVKKTFSPDEIVWSKGILFFENVDFNELVDQLEQWYGVEFIVQKGNISSKKSFKGRFENESLEEVLENISFAGKFDFEIKGKKVIIK, encoded by the coding sequence ATGGAAAAGTACTGGAAACATAAGCAGTATGCAAATAAAGGCTCTATGAATAGGGTTTGGGTAGAAATAGATAAGAATATTTTTAAAGAAGAAAAAGTACTTGGACATAGCAAAAAGAGATATTTTAATTTCAGCTTATTTGCTAAAGTCGCCGCGTCCGCAATACTTTTTATGCTGGGGTACTATCACTTCTACCTTTTGCCTCCAAAGAACGTGGAAGTAGAGGATGTTGCCCAAATAAGCAGAGAGAACAAGATAGGGGAGAAAAGAACTATAAAGCTTTCTGACGGCACGGTTATTATTTTAAATGCTGAAAGCAAGTTGAAATTTCCAGAAAGGTTTACACAGGATATTCGAGAAGTGTTTTTAGAAGGTGAGGCATTTTTCGATGTGGCTAAAGACGAAAGTCACCCTTTTATTATTCATACCCAACAACTTAACATTACTGTAAAAGGAACTTCTTTTAACGTCAAAGCATACAAAGATGAAAATAATATTAAAGTTTCTGTGGTGACAGGTCTCGTAGAAGTAAGCAATGGTGAAGAGGTTAAGTTATTGCTTGAGCCAAGCGATAAGGGTGTTTATAACAAAAAGAAAAATAGTATTGTCAAAAAAACTTTTTCTCCAGATGAAATAGTATGGAGTAAGGGCATACTGTTTTTTGAGAATGTAGATTTTAATGAATTAGTTGATCAGTTAGAGCAGTGGTATGGAGTAGAATTCATAGTTCAGAAAGGGAATATTTCCTCAAAAAAAAGCTTTAAAGGACGTTTTGAGAATGAATCTCTTGAAGAGGTTCTTGAAAATATCAGTTTTGCTGGGAAATTTGACTTTGAGATAAAGGGCAAAAAAGTGATTATAAAGTAA